Proteins from a genomic interval of Gadus morhua chromosome 21, gadMor3.0, whole genome shotgun sequence:
- the zbtb2b gene encoding zinc finger and BTB domain-containing protein 2b, translated as MELANHGLILLQQLNAQREFGFLCDCTVAIGDVFFKAHKAVLAAFSNYFRTLFIHQDSDCVRLKAADIQPDIFSYLLNLMYTGRLAPQLIDPARLEQGVKFLHAYPLLQEASQSVYAHPESNLSLSTSLYGIQISDQQAGLSARLPAGRELSSPMDLEPLGADRRNMSTPALLPSYANSLAPKRASSPPQAEPSTSGMQTPAEEQHRGGSLAAAAETSSSVNAILHVKPSIMKRSASFRKHYTCHLCGYRFNQRSLLREHLLQHTQALQYSLSEPSDGLSHAEQAAEHAAAAEAEELSRGGSRGGAGHSGTGHSGGALEVLSDGEQMHASGANSDSPRAEVSTSSWGAAGSQSQADTPPPSDIADIDNLESADLDREVKRRKYECATCGRKFIQKSHWREHMYIHTGKPFKCSACGKSFCRANQAARHVCLNQGADTYTMVDRQSMELCAAGEDSSQMEALFMGSARPYKCNICETTFSSPNEVIKHLCFSQGALAGLQGAGSPGASLLHREEFPGAEGSDLANAGGKTLAPVKTEEILVE; from the exons ATGGAGTTGGCCAACCATGGTCTaatcctcctccagcagctcaacGCTCAGAGGGAGTTCGGCTTCCTGTGTGACTGCACCGTGGCCATCGGCGATGTGTTCTTCAAAGCCCACAAGGCCGTGCTGGCCGCCTTCTCAAACTACTTCCGCACACTCTTCATTCACCAGGACAG CGACTGCGTTCGCCTCAAGGCGGCGGACATCCAGCCGGACATCTTCAGCTACCTCCTGAACCTGATGTACACGGGCCGGCTCGCGCCCCAGCTCATCGACCCCGCGCGCCTGGAGCAGGGAGTCAAGTTCCTGCACGCCTACCCTCTGCTGCAGGAGGCCAGCCAGTCGGTGTACGCCCACCCCGAGtccaacctctccctctccacgtcGCTCTACGGCATCCAGATCTCCGACCAGCAGGCGGGGCTGTCTGCCCGACTGCCGGCCGGCCGcgagctctcctctcccatgGACCTGGAGCCGCTGGGCGCCGACCGGAGGAACATGTCCACGCCggcgctcctcccctcctacGCCAACTCCCTGGCGCCCAAGCGGGCCTCCTCGCCCCCGCAGGCGGAGCCCTCCACCAGCGGCATGCAGACCCCGGCCGAGGAGCAGCACAGGGGGGGCtcgctggcggcggcggcggagacgTCGTCCTCGGTCAACGCCATCCTGCACGTGAAGCCCAGCATCATGAAGCGCAGCGCCTCCTTCCGGAAGCACTACACCTGCCACCTGTGCGGCTACCGCTTCAACCAGCGGAGCCTGCTGCGGGAGCACCTGCTGCAGCACACCCAGGCCCTGCAGTACTCCCTCTCGGAGCCCAGCGACGGCCTGTCGCACGCCGAGCAGGCCGCGGAGCACGCCGCGGCGGCCGAGGCGGAGGAACTCTCCAGGGGGGGAAGCCGGGGCGGGGCGGGCCACTCGGGGACGGGCCACTCGGGCGGGGCGCTGGAGGTCCTCAGCGACGGCGAGCAGATGCACGCGTCCGGCGCCAACTCGGACTCGCCCCGGGCGGaggtgtccacctccagctgggGGGCAGCCGGGTCCCAGTCCCAGGCCGACACCCCGCCGCCCTCCGACATCGCCGACATCGACAACCTGGAGAGCGCCGACCTGGACCGCGAGGTGAAGCGGCGCAAGTACGAGTGCGCCACCTGCGGCCGCAAGTTCATCCAGAAGAGCCACTGGCGCGAGCACATGTACATCCACACGGGCAAGCCCTTCAAGTGCAGCGCCTGCGGCAAGAGCTTCTGCCGCGCCAACCAGGCGGCGCGCCACGTGTGCCTGAACCAGGGGGCCGACACGTACACTATGGTGGACCGGCAGAGCATGGAGCTGTGCGCCGCGGGCGAGGACAGCAGCCAGATGGAGGCGCTGTTCATGGGCTCGGCCCGGCCCTACAAGTGCAACATTTGCGAGACGACCTTCTCCAGCCCCAACGAGGTGATCAAGCACCTGTGCTTCAGCCAGGGGGCGCTGGCGGGTCTGCAGGGCGCGGGCTCCCCAGGTGCCAGCCTGCTCCACAGGGAGGAGTTCCCCGGAGCGGAGGGCTCGGATTTAGCCAACGCTGGCGGGAAGACGCTGGCCCCCGTAAAAACTGAGGAGATCCTCGTAGAATAG